A window of the Lysinibacillus irui genome harbors these coding sequences:
- the rpsO gene encoding 30S ribosomal protein S15, translating into MAITKERKNEIIAEYRTHESDTGSPEVQVAVLTEEINALNAHLRTHKKDFHSERGLLKMVGRRRHLLKYLRETDVQRYRELINRLGLRR; encoded by the coding sequence ATGGCTATTACAAAAGAACGCAAAAACGAAATTATCGCTGAGTACCGTACTCACGAAAGTGACACTGGTTCACCAGAAGTACAAGTTGCAGTATTAACAGAGGAAATCAACGCTCTAAATGCTCACTTACGTACACACAAAAAAGATTTCCACTCTGAGCGTGGTCTTCTTAAAATGGTAGGTCGTCGTCGTCACTTATTAAAATATCTTCGTGAAACTGACGTACAACGTTACCGTGAACTAATCAACCGTTTAGGCTTACGTCGCTAA
- the pnp gene encoding polyribonucleotide nucleotidyltransferase codes for MNEKKVYSYEWAGRPLVIEVGQLAKQANGAVLVRYGDTSVLATATMSKSPKPLDFFPLTVNYEERLYAAGKIPGGFIKREGRPSEKAILASRLIDRPIRPMFPDGFRNEVQVISMVMSNDPDCTSEMAAMVGSSLALAISDIPFDGPIAGVQVGYIDGEFIVNPTVEQSNHSTIHLSVAGNKDAINMVEAGALEVPEEIMLEAIMFGHEEIKKIIAFQEQIVAEVGKEKLPVTLFEIDEAIQADIKAACETDMHDAIQTAEKHARDEAIQAVKDRIIASYEEQEADDETMKQVYTILDKMVKDEVRRQITEDKIRPDGRKLDEIRPLSSETGLLQRTHGSGLFTRGQTQALSICTLGALGDVQIIDGLGVEESKRFMHHYNFPQFSVGETGPIRGPGRREIGHGALGERALEAVIPDESEFPYTIRCVSEVLESNGSTSQASICASTLAMMDAGVPLKAPVAGIAMGLIKKGEHYSILTDIQGMEDHLGDMDFKVAGTAKGVTALQMDIKIDGLSRNILEEALTQAKVGRMHILESMLATLSEPREKLSEFAPKIVIVKINPDKIRDVIGPGGKQINKIIEETGVKIDTEQDGTIYISSADEEMNARAKQIIEDIVREAKVGEYYLATVKRIEKFGAFCEIFPGKDGLLHISEIQEERTKQVEDVLKLGDQLLVKVIEIDKQGRVNLSRKVVIQEEKERAEQEK; via the coding sequence ATGAACGAAAAGAAAGTCTATTCCTACGAATGGGCTGGCCGTCCACTTGTAATTGAAGTCGGACAGTTAGCAAAACAAGCAAACGGAGCCGTACTAGTACGCTATGGCGATACTTCTGTACTTGCTACAGCAACAATGTCTAAATCACCTAAACCACTTGATTTCTTCCCACTAACAGTTAACTATGAAGAGCGTCTATATGCTGCAGGTAAAATTCCTGGCGGCTTTATTAAACGTGAAGGACGTCCATCTGAAAAAGCGATTTTAGCAAGCCGTTTAATCGACCGTCCAATTCGTCCGATGTTCCCAGATGGTTTCCGTAACGAGGTACAAGTCATTTCTATGGTTATGTCAAACGATCCTGATTGTACTTCAGAGATGGCAGCAATGGTTGGTTCATCATTAGCTTTAGCTATTTCAGATATTCCATTTGATGGGCCAATAGCTGGTGTACAAGTAGGTTATATTGACGGAGAATTCATCGTAAACCCGACAGTAGAACAATCGAATCATTCGACAATTCATTTATCTGTTGCAGGGAACAAAGATGCCATCAACATGGTTGAGGCAGGGGCACTTGAAGTTCCAGAAGAAATTATGTTAGAAGCAATTATGTTCGGTCATGAAGAAATCAAAAAAATCATTGCTTTCCAAGAGCAAATTGTGGCGGAAGTAGGTAAAGAAAAATTACCTGTGACACTATTTGAAATTGATGAGGCGATTCAAGCCGACATAAAAGCAGCTTGTGAGACGGATATGCATGATGCTATTCAAACTGCGGAGAAACATGCACGTGATGAGGCGATTCAAGCTGTAAAAGATCGTATTATCGCTTCTTATGAAGAACAAGAAGCCGATGATGAAACAATGAAACAAGTTTATACAATTTTAGATAAAATGGTTAAAGATGAAGTTCGTCGTCAAATTACGGAAGATAAGATTCGTCCAGATGGTCGTAAGCTAGATGAAATTCGACCACTTTCTTCTGAAACAGGCTTATTACAACGTACACATGGTTCTGGTCTGTTTACACGTGGACAAACACAAGCACTATCTATTTGTACACTAGGCGCACTAGGTGATGTACAAATTATTGACGGTTTAGGTGTTGAAGAATCGAAACGCTTTATGCACCATTATAACTTCCCACAATTTTCTGTAGGGGAAACTGGCCCAATCCGTGGACCAGGCCGTCGTGAAATTGGTCATGGTGCGTTAGGTGAACGTGCATTAGAGGCAGTTATTCCAGATGAATCAGAATTCCCATATACAATTCGTTGTGTATCAGAAGTACTTGAATCGAACGGATCTACTTCTCAAGCATCTATCTGTGCATCAACATTAGCGATGATGGATGCAGGTGTTCCATTAAAAGCACCAGTGGCAGGTATTGCTATGGGTCTTATTAAAAAAGGTGAACACTATTCAATTTTAACGGATATTCAAGGAATGGAAGACCATCTAGGAGATATGGACTTTAAAGTTGCTGGTACAGCTAAAGGTGTAACAGCTTTACAAATGGACATTAAAATCGATGGTTTATCTCGCAATATTTTAGAAGAAGCACTGACACAAGCTAAGGTTGGTCGTATGCATATTCTAGAATCAATGCTAGCAACACTTTCAGAACCACGTGAAAAGTTATCTGAATTTGCACCAAAAATTGTTATTGTGAAAATTAATCCAGATAAAATTCGCGATGTAATTGGACCTGGTGGTAAACAAATTAACAAAATTATTGAAGAGACAGGCGTTAAGATTGATACGGAACAAGATGGTACAATCTATATTTCTTCCGCTGATGAAGAAATGAATGCTCGTGCAAAACAAATTATTGAAGATATCGTACGTGAAGCAAAAGTAGGGGAATACTACTTAGCAACAGTGAAGCGTATTGAAAAATTCGGTGCATTCTGTGAAATTTTCCCAGGAAAAGATGGTTTACTTCACATTTCCGAAATTCAAGAGGAACGTACGAAGCAAGTAGAGGATGTCTTAAAACTTGGTGATCAATTACTTGTTAAAGTGATTGAAATCGACAAGCAAGGTCGTGTGAATTTATCTCGTAAAGTTGTGATTCAAGAGGAAAAAGAACGCGCTGAACAAGAAAAATAA
- the ribF gene encoding riboflavin biosynthesis protein RibF, which translates to MEVIHLKYPHQLQQRESMQAYSLALGFFDGVHRGHQAVIKAAKEEGDKRQIPTAVMTFDPHPSLVLGGRNEKVFYITLLQQKLQLFEEQGVDKVFVVHFTSDFAKLSPAAFIDTFIRGLNIQHVTAGFDYSFGAFGKGTMDDMRTLSNGEYGVTVVEKKTDDIEKISSTRIRKLLQEGDMEEATKLLGRPFEINGIVVHGDKRGRTIGFPTANVQALEGTFIPASGVYAVRLLVQNNWYDGVCNVGYKPTFKDPNDKQLSIEVHILNFDKNIYGEEVHVAWYKRIRSERKFDGIEALKTQIEKDKQEAIRYFNDLEG; encoded by the coding sequence ATGGAGGTCATTCATTTAAAATACCCACATCAATTACAGCAACGAGAAAGCATGCAGGCATATTCACTAGCGCTTGGTTTTTTCGATGGTGTACATAGAGGGCATCAAGCAGTGATCAAGGCAGCTAAGGAAGAGGGGGACAAACGTCAAATTCCAACTGCAGTGATGACATTCGATCCACATCCTTCATTAGTCCTTGGTGGACGGAACGAAAAAGTGTTTTATATTACACTCTTACAACAGAAATTACAACTGTTTGAGGAACAGGGTGTGGATAAAGTGTTTGTTGTCCATTTCACATCAGATTTTGCCAAGCTTTCACCAGCAGCGTTTATTGATACATTTATTCGTGGATTAAATATTCAACATGTGACAGCTGGCTTTGATTATTCGTTTGGAGCATTTGGTAAAGGAACAATGGACGATATGCGTACACTAAGTAATGGTGAGTATGGTGTAACAGTTGTTGAGAAGAAAACAGACGATATTGAGAAAATTAGCTCTACCCGTATTCGTAAGCTATTACAAGAGGGCGATATGGAAGAGGCAACAAAGCTATTAGGGAGACCATTTGAAATCAATGGGATAGTTGTACATGGTGATAAACGAGGTCGTACAATCGGATTCCCTACAGCGAATGTCCAAGCATTAGAAGGAACCTTTATTCCAGCAAGTGGTGTCTATGCTGTCCGTTTACTAGTGCAAAATAACTGGTATGATGGGGTCTGCAATGTGGGCTACAAACCAACTTTCAAAGATCCGAATGATAAGCAATTATCAATTGAAGTTCATATTTTAAACTTTGATAAAAATATCTATGGTGAGGAAGTACATGTAGCTTGGTATAAACGGATTCGAAGCGAACGAAAATTTGATGGTATTGAGGCGTTGAAGACACAAATCGAAAAAGATAAACAAGAAGCAATTCGCTACTTTAACGACTTGGAAGGCTAA
- the rbfA gene encoding 30S ribosome-binding factor RbfA, whose amino-acid sequence MSLRSNRVAEQMKKELGDILGRKIKDPRVGFVTVTGVEVTGDLQQATIYITSLGNEREREDTLKALVKASGFIRSEIGSRIRLRRTPELIFEFDSSIEYGNRIDTLLRDLHKE is encoded by the coding sequence ATGTCTCTACGTTCAAACCGTGTTGCTGAGCAAATGAAAAAGGAGCTCGGTGATATTCTTGGTCGTAAAATAAAAGATCCGCGTGTTGGTTTTGTTACGGTTACAGGTGTTGAAGTAACAGGTGATTTACAGCAAGCGACAATTTATATTACATCTTTAGGCAATGAACGTGAACGAGAGGACACGCTTAAAGCGTTAGTAAAAGCTTCGGGCTTTATTCGCTCTGAAATCGGGTCACGCATTCGTTTACGACGTACACCAGAATTAATCTTCGAATTTGATTCATCGATTGAATATGGTAACCGTATTGATACATTGCTAAGAGATTTACACAAAGAATAA
- the truB gene encoding tRNA pseudouridine(55) synthase TruB, with protein sequence MNGILPLWKERGMTSHDCVFKLRKILRTKKVGHTGTLDPGVEGVLPICIGQATRIAEYLTDAGKTYEAIISIGRTTTTEDAEGETVEQDQTVKTFSRKQLLEVLASLTGAIEQTPPMFSAVKVNGKRLYEYARKGETVERPTRQVTIYDLELLDKVELYEGQEITFPVRIACSKGTYIRTLAVQIGEALGYPAHMKELVRTASGTFTRDNCFTLAQVAELMDAEQVTTCILPVEYALADYPYIEITAANEKEIFNGQVLPADALLKSHDKIVFGINGKAVAVYQAHPTKDGLMKPHKMFPTIE encoded by the coding sequence ATGAACGGTATTTTACCGCTTTGGAAAGAAAGAGGCATGACAAGCCATGATTGTGTCTTTAAATTACGCAAAATTTTGCGGACAAAAAAAGTTGGACATACAGGTACACTGGATCCAGGTGTTGAAGGTGTGCTACCAATTTGTATTGGTCAAGCAACTCGAATTGCAGAATATTTAACTGATGCAGGGAAGACCTATGAAGCTATCATTTCGATAGGTCGTACAACGACAACGGAAGATGCAGAAGGCGAAACGGTTGAACAAGATCAGACAGTGAAAACATTTTCTCGTAAGCAATTACTAGAGGTTCTAGCTTCATTAACAGGTGCTATTGAACAAACACCACCCATGTTTTCAGCAGTAAAAGTAAATGGGAAGCGCCTCTATGAATATGCTCGAAAAGGCGAAACGGTTGAAAGACCAACTCGTCAAGTAACCATTTATGATTTAGAGCTTCTTGACAAGGTAGAACTATATGAGGGGCAAGAAATAACATTTCCTGTCCGAATCGCGTGTAGTAAAGGGACTTATATTCGTACATTAGCTGTGCAAATTGGTGAAGCGCTAGGCTATCCAGCACATATGAAGGAGCTTGTAAGAACGGCCTCTGGTACCTTTACACGTGACAACTGTTTTACATTAGCACAAGTTGCAGAGCTAATGGATGCAGAGCAAGTAACTACCTGTATTTTACCTGTCGAGTATGCATTAGCAGACTATCCATATATTGAGATTACTGCCGCCAATGAAAAAGAAATTTTCAATGGACAAGTGCTTCCAGCAGATGCATTATTAAAGAGTCATGATAAAATTGTGTTTGGAATCAATGGAAAGGCAGTTGCGGTTTATCAGGCTCACCCTACGAAGGATGGTTTGATGAAGCCACACAAGATGTTTCCGACGATAGAGTAG
- a CDS encoding ABC transporter substrate-binding protein encodes MKKWLIASTFVISLTLVGCVEQEDKNIDIEVKKEETQQQETANTAKVQKAKIQDGVDEEAFQKALASFPTTIPENIVTTSVPLTEMLHLLGITPVGVPTSTNPIPTDFDSITKIGSPMSPDLEVISSLQSDLIIGASSLQSSLDQALQGMNLPTAYLPTDSYEDLKLSFKVLGTYFAKEEKMNDVLQRIVAKEKELEAQAQGKELPSVMLVIGTSDSFMVMNDKSYLGSLVERLGADNIAKSVLKADSTYSPMNLEDIIVADPDIVFVLASGDHGANEDKFKQEIEKNSAWQQLSAYKNNKIYVLDYSTFGVTSITNVETALTTIADYFYK; translated from the coding sequence GTGAAAAAATGGCTTATCGCTAGTACCTTTGTGATTTCATTAACACTAGTTGGCTGTGTAGAGCAGGAAGATAAAAATATCGACATAGAGGTGAAGAAAGAAGAAACACAGCAACAAGAAACAGCTAATACAGCTAAAGTACAAAAAGCCAAGATTCAGGATGGGGTAGATGAAGAAGCCTTTCAAAAAGCATTAGCAAGCTTCCCAACGACCATACCAGAAAACATAGTAACCACTTCGGTTCCATTAACAGAAATGTTACATCTCCTAGGAATTACACCTGTAGGGGTACCAACATCGACCAATCCTATACCAACAGATTTTGATTCGATTACAAAAATAGGCTCACCTATGTCACCTGACTTAGAGGTCATCTCGAGCTTACAATCGGATTTAATAATTGGAGCTTCCTCCCTACAAAGCTCGCTCGATCAGGCACTTCAAGGGATGAATTTGCCGACAGCTTATTTACCGACAGATTCGTATGAGGACTTAAAATTGAGCTTTAAAGTGCTAGGTACGTACTTTGCTAAAGAAGAAAAAATGAATGACGTTTTACAAAGAATCGTAGCAAAGGAAAAAGAGTTAGAAGCTCAAGCACAAGGCAAAGAATTACCTTCCGTAATGCTTGTAATCGGTACATCGGATTCCTTTATGGTAATGAACGACAAATCTTATTTAGGAAGCTTAGTGGAACGATTAGGGGCAGACAATATTGCGAAATCTGTGTTAAAAGCAGATTCAACTTATTCACCTATGAATCTTGAAGATATTATTGTGGCTGACCCAGACATTGTTTTTGTGTTAGCATCGGGTGACCACGGGGCAAATGAAGATAAATTTAAACAAGAAATTGAAAAAAATAGCGCTTGGCAACAATTATCAGCCTATAAAAATAATAAAATCTATGTACTTGATTACAGCACATTCGGTGTGACATCTATTACGAATGTAGAAACAGCACTGACAACAATTGCAGATTATTTCTATAAATAA
- a CDS encoding M16 family metallopeptidase: MVQVHTCQNGVRIVSEQIDHVRSVALGIFVNAGSRYELPEENGITHFIEHMLFKGTSTRSARQIAEEFDRIGGELNAFTSKENTCYYAKVLDHHAELAVTILADMFFNSTFAEEELEKERQVVLEEILMSEDAPDDDVHEKLWSVMYPNDALGRPILGTAATLKTFTAETIRQYMAKHYGPESVVISIAGNISPQLLQKIEDLFGQYQPSPHAVAPVLTNPPFYPGEITKIRDTEQAHLAISYPAIGVKDPDMYSFIALNNIIGGNMSSRLFQEVREERGLAYSIFSYQSCYADVGAFTIYGSTSRQQLAQLQHTIDATLLDIVAGGVTEEELDNAKEQLKGSFVLGLEGTGARMNRNGTSELVHRKHRTVDDVLASIDAVSMESIDRLIAKILKAEPAISIIGPSE, from the coding sequence TTGGTTCAAGTACATACATGTCAAAATGGTGTTCGTATTGTATCTGAGCAGATTGATCATGTTCGATCAGTTGCATTAGGTATTTTTGTGAATGCAGGTTCCCGCTATGAACTACCTGAAGAGAATGGTATTACACATTTTATTGAGCATATGTTGTTTAAAGGAACATCTACTCGCTCAGCTCGTCAAATTGCGGAAGAATTTGATCGAATTGGAGGAGAGCTAAATGCATTCACGTCTAAAGAAAATACATGTTACTATGCAAAAGTTTTAGATCATCATGCCGAGCTCGCTGTCACAATACTTGCTGATATGTTTTTTAATTCTACGTTTGCAGAGGAAGAATTAGAAAAAGAACGACAAGTGGTGTTAGAAGAAATATTAATGAGCGAAGATGCTCCTGATGATGATGTGCATGAAAAGCTATGGAGTGTCATGTATCCGAATGATGCACTTGGTCGTCCAATACTTGGTACTGCAGCTACGTTAAAGACATTTACAGCAGAAACAATTCGACAATATATGGCCAAACATTATGGTCCAGAGTCTGTTGTAATTTCTATTGCAGGAAATATTTCTCCGCAGCTTTTACAAAAGATTGAAGATTTATTTGGACAATATCAGCCTTCACCACATGCTGTAGCGCCTGTGCTAACAAATCCTCCATTTTATCCGGGAGAGATTACAAAAATACGCGATACAGAGCAAGCCCATCTAGCCATTTCTTATCCAGCAATCGGTGTAAAAGATCCAGATATGTATAGCTTTATTGCTCTGAACAATATTATTGGAGGCAATATGAGTTCTCGTCTGTTTCAGGAGGTACGTGAAGAACGCGGGTTAGCTTATTCTATTTTTTCTTATCAATCCTGTTATGCAGATGTTGGTGCTTTTACGATTTATGGTAGTACAAGCCGTCAACAATTAGCACAGCTCCAACATACGATTGATGCCACGTTACTGGATATTGTTGCAGGCGGTGTTACGGAGGAGGAGCTTGATAATGCGAAAGAGCAACTGAAAGGGAGCTTCGTTCTTGGATTAGAGGGGACGGGTGCTCGTATGAATCGCAATGGAACGAGTGAACTTGTCCATCGGAAGCATCGAACTGTAGACGATGTTCTTGCCTCGATAGATGCTGTATCGATGGAGTCGATAGATCGTCTAATTGCTAAAATATTAAAAGCAGAACCAGCTATTTCGATTATCGGTCCTAGTGAATAA